In the Ruminococcus sp. OA3 genome, one interval contains:
- a CDS encoding ABC transporter permease encodes MIRVRNKKVVAEVARTTCRANRKQNLLAAFAILLTTFLIAVVLALGVSYWNTVSLRQVRMNGMDYDIELTEPREDQIKKIRSMDEVRYAGVAVKCAVLEQYLGRMLDKTRLYWLDETCWEKQTIPALERYEGSYPEKEHEIMLSWSVLKAMGIEHPKKGMVLPLDYFTLEEGSNEEILEQDFILTGWFVDYTGRDSGYISRTFFERTGVKQTDFTQGCLKISLNHALYSEDDIVKMQNNIDLGYNQIIEADYDMIESFCKTAIGLAGMLAMIFISGYLFIYNTMYISISKNIRYYGQLKTIGMTSVQLKGIIYRQALGNFLIGAPPGLAAAALLGRAVIPEILHLLNASLGTGEVVQAQPWVFITAGAFAFLTNIVSSRKPAKMTGECSPIEAIRYTGGLGSGKAREREGGGIVFMAFQNMFRNKKQAVVIFLSLIIAVSVFLIVNVYIRENDAKLILDTICSRDIEFKNETTLEDDRQQLITDDRIARTEAVPGVKRVRRVSSTAAVVPYQEEIYGTYLRELYESRYSPGNYEEDMVSYQKNPENGRFMPRFIGIDEAGFEVLNESLGNVLDKTEFENGETAVLVSYFTDGDSGLTGKTVRFSLPEGREPEKEYSVRIAAVGDGTINPAYFAGGYIPDIIVSEKYAKKLLGETFAELIDIEYQRAYSKETEQKVKEVFAGDKKISWESKLERYDDMKNSEMQVKVLGNSIGIIMAVLAVLNYLNMMAAGIQNRMHEFAILESIGMTSGQIRKMLTLEGAGYALISIMAAILTGIPFSYVVFQNMNIYRIPYTIPWRENLFLFTVIACLCMIMPALIYRKTQKESMIDRLRRSEEQ; translated from the coding sequence ATGATCAGAGTGCGGAATAAAAAAGTTGTGGCTGAAGTGGCACGTACTACCTGCAGAGCAAACAGAAAACAGAATCTGCTCGCAGCGTTTGCCATTTTACTGACGACGTTTCTGATAGCTGTCGTACTGGCACTCGGCGTCAGCTACTGGAACACTGTCTCGCTCAGACAGGTGAGGATGAACGGGATGGACTATGATATTGAGCTGACGGAACCCAGAGAAGATCAGATCAAAAAAATCCGTTCGATGGACGAAGTCAGATATGCAGGAGTGGCTGTTAAATGTGCTGTACTGGAGCAGTATCTGGGCAGAATGCTGGACAAGACGAGATTATACTGGCTGGATGAGACCTGTTGGGAAAAGCAGACAATCCCGGCGCTGGAGCGTTATGAGGGCAGTTATCCCGAGAAGGAACATGAGATCATGCTCTCATGGAGTGTGTTAAAAGCGATGGGTATCGAGCATCCGAAAAAGGGCATGGTTCTGCCGCTTGATTACTTCACGCTGGAGGAAGGCTCCAATGAAGAAATTCTGGAACAGGATTTTATCCTGACCGGCTGGTTTGTCGATTATACCGGGAGAGACAGCGGATATATATCCAGAACTTTCTTTGAGCGGACGGGGGTGAAACAGACAGATTTTACCCAGGGGTGCCTGAAAATTTCGTTGAATCACGCATTGTATTCAGAGGATGATATTGTAAAGATGCAAAATAATATCGATCTGGGATATAATCAGATCATAGAGGCTGATTACGATATGATAGAAAGTTTTTGTAAAACTGCAATCGGGCTTGCGGGGATGCTGGCCATGATCTTTATAAGCGGCTATCTGTTCATTTATAATACCATGTACATTTCAATTTCAAAAAATATCCGGTATTACGGGCAGTTGAAGACGATCGGTATGACTTCAGTTCAATTGAAAGGCATCATTTACCGCCAGGCACTTGGGAATTTTCTGATCGGAGCGCCGCCGGGGCTTGCGGCAGCAGCGTTGCTTGGCAGGGCCGTGATTCCTGAGATCCTGCATCTGCTCAACGCGTCACTGGGCACAGGGGAGGTCGTGCAGGCACAGCCGTGGGTTTTTATAACAGCGGGGGCATTTGCATTTTTGACCAATATAGTGAGCAGCAGAAAACCGGCAAAGATGACCGGGGAATGCTCTCCGATTGAGGCCATCAGGTATACAGGAGGTTTGGGGAGCGGCAAAGCGCGGGAGAGAGAAGGCGGAGGCATTGTCTTTATGGCATTTCAGAATATGTTCCGGAATAAAAAGCAGGCGGTCGTAATCTTTCTCTCTCTGATCATAGCGGTATCCGTGTTTCTCATCGTGAATGTATATATCAGGGAGAATGACGCGAAGTTAATATTGGATACGATCTGCTCCCGGGATATTGAATTTAAAAATGAAACCACGCTGGAGGACGACAGGCAGCAGCTGATCACGGACGACAGGATTGCCCGGACAGAGGCGGTCCCGGGGGTGAAGCGTGTGCGCAGGGTATCATCAACCGCAGCTGTTGTTCCGTATCAGGAAGAGATATACGGGACATATCTAAGAGAATTGTATGAGTCGAGATACAGCCCGGGAAATTACGAGGAGGATATGGTATCGTATCAGAAAAATCCGGAAAATGGCCGTTTTATGCCGCGTTTTATCGGCATTGATGAGGCGGGATTTGAAGTACTGAATGAATCGCTGGGAAATGTGCTGGATAAAACGGAGTTTGAAAATGGAGAGACAGCTGTGTTGGTCAGTTATTTTACGGACGGGGACAGTGGTTTAACGGGAAAGACGGTCCGCTTCTCACTGCCAGAAGGGCGGGAGCCTGAAAAAGAATATTCTGTCCGGATCGCAGCGGTCGGCGATGGGACCATCAATCCGGCGTACTTTGCAGGAGGTTATATACCGGATATTATTGTCAGTGAAAAATATGCGAAAAAACTGCTGGGGGAGACATTTGCTGAGCTGATCGATATAGAGTATCAGAGAGCCTATTCAAAAGAAACAGAACAAAAAGTAAAAGAAGTTTTCGCCGGAGACAAAAAGATCTCCTGGGAGTCGAAACTGGAGCGGTATGACGACATGAAAAATTCTGAGATGCAGGTTAAAGTGCTGGGGAACAGCATCGGGATCATCATGGCGGTTCTGGCAGTGCTGAATTATCTGAATATGATGGCAGCCGGTATCCAGAACAGGATGCACGAGTTTGCTATTCTGGAAAGCATTGGCATGACTTCCGGACAGATCAGAAAAATGCTGACGCTCGAAGGAGCAGGTTATGCATTGATTTCAATTATGGCAGCAATCCTGACCGGCATTCCGTTCAGTTACGTAGTTTTTCAGAATATGAATATTTACCGTATCCCCTATACGATTCCATGGCGGGAGAATCTGTTTTTATTTACAGTGATCGCGTGTCTGTGTATGATCATGCCGGCATTGATATACCGTAAGACCCAAAAAGAGAGTATGATTGACAGGCTGCGCAGAAGTGAGGAGCAGTGA